Proteins from one Halopseudomonas pelagia genomic window:
- a CDS encoding AI-2E family transporter, giving the protein MTTDITAPENTELPGVASPVHKTPRFLRVMQWLLALALLYTLYFAKSLLMPIVVGLLFALLLSPLVSVLKRLYIPRSMSAILILCLIGGPFGVVVSQLAEPAQRWAKAIPELSEKLTQQVSSLTDELDSERITVPQPQPKAEPRKFRFFGWFRDDEEEDQEAPSRPVQSAKDDDNAVSDRIKQGSLEAMVSALSAAPVMIAQLMTSIILILFLLVFGPRLFAAFVNIFPQVHDKRRSILLVRTIQVELSRYILTVSIINTCLGLTTAAALWLLGVEDALLWGVLVGMLNFAPYIGPLIGTVILCLAGVVQYGTVAFAMVPALVYFGINMLEAQFVTPLVLGRNMRLNPLVIMVWLIIWGWMWGVVGVLLAVPLLVCLKLAAAQLGVMTNWVRLIETRA; this is encoded by the coding sequence ATGACAACGGATATTACTGCGCCCGAGAATACTGAACTGCCGGGCGTAGCATCCCCGGTGCATAAGACGCCGAGATTTCTGCGGGTTATGCAGTGGCTGCTGGCATTAGCCTTGCTGTATACACTTTACTTTGCCAAATCCCTTCTTATGCCCATCGTGGTCGGGCTCCTTTTTGCCTTGCTGCTCAGTCCCCTGGTCAGCGTTCTAAAGCGGCTCTACATACCGCGAAGCATGTCTGCGATATTGATCCTTTGCCTGATAGGCGGCCCTTTCGGAGTCGTGGTCTCGCAGTTGGCTGAGCCTGCCCAGCGCTGGGCGAAAGCGATTCCCGAGTTGTCGGAGAAGCTCACTCAGCAGGTCAGCAGCCTGACGGATGAACTGGACTCCGAGCGAATCACTGTGCCTCAACCACAGCCTAAAGCAGAGCCCCGGAAGTTTAGATTCTTCGGCTGGTTCAGGGATGACGAAGAGGAAGATCAGGAGGCCCCTAGTCGCCCCGTGCAGAGCGCCAAGGACGACGATAATGCGGTCAGCGACAGAATCAAACAGGGTAGTCTCGAGGCGATGGTTTCCGCTTTAAGTGCGGCGCCGGTGATGATCGCACAACTGATGACCTCGATTATTCTAATTCTTTTTCTGCTGGTGTTCGGCCCGCGTCTGTTTGCCGCTTTCGTGAATATCTTCCCGCAGGTGCATGACAAAAGACGCAGTATCCTGCTGGTCAGGACCATTCAGGTCGAGCTGTCGCGCTATATCCTGACCGTCAGTATCATCAATACTTGTCTGGGCCTAACCACGGCCGCGGCGTTGTGGTTGCTGGGGGTGGAGGATGCCTTGCTCTGGGGCGTGCTGGTCGGCATGCTCAATTTTGCGCCTTACATAGGGCCTTTGATTGGCACTGTGATCCTGTGTCTGGCCGGCGTGGTGCAATACGGTACCGTCGCCTTTGCGATGGTGCCTGCCCTGGTCTATTTCGGCATCAATATGCTGGAGGCGCAGTTTGTGACACCGCTGGTGTTGGGCCGCAATATGCGGCTTAACCCGCTGGTGATCATGGTGTGGCTGATCATCTGGGGCTGGATGTGGGGCGTCGTAGGCGTACTGCTCGCTGTACCCCTGTTGGTATGCTTGAAGTTGGCAGCCGCGCAACTGGGGGTCATGACCAACTGGGTACGCTTGATCGAAACCCGCGCCTGA
- a CDS encoding TIGR00153 family protein → MPSNPFLNLFGRSPIGPMQQHIGKAHECAAQLVPFIDAVIANDWVEAERLQLHISQLERDADKLKKDVRIHLPKSLFLPVPRSDLLELLSVQDKVANRAKDIAGLMLGRQMAIPEPIQDSFKFFVQRSVDAAAQALKAMNELDELLETGFSGREVTLVETLIEELDRIEHDTDTLQIKLRADLFKLEKDLPPVNVMFLYQIIEWIGDVADRAQRVGNRLEQLMAR, encoded by the coding sequence ATGCCCAGTAATCCGTTTCTCAATCTGTTTGGTCGCTCGCCCATAGGGCCCATGCAGCAGCATATTGGCAAGGCCCACGAATGTGCGGCGCAACTGGTGCCCTTTATTGACGCCGTGATCGCCAACGACTGGGTTGAGGCGGAACGCCTGCAGTTGCATATATCGCAGCTGGAACGTGATGCCGACAAACTGAAAAAGGATGTGCGCATTCACTTGCCCAAGAGCCTGTTTCTGCCGGTTCCCCGCTCGGACCTGCTGGAGCTGCTGAGTGTACAGGACAAAGTAGCCAACCGCGCCAAGGATATAGCCGGGCTGATGCTTGGCCGTCAGATGGCCATTCCCGAGCCGATTCAGGACTCTTTCAAGTTCTTCGTACAGCGCTCTGTGGATGCTGCAGCCCAGGCCCTGAAGGCCATGAACGAGCTGGATGAACTGCTGGAAACCGGCTTTTCCGGCCGCGAAGTCACCCTGGTGGAAACGCTGATCGAGGAGCTGGACCGGATCGAGCATGACACCGATACCCTGCAGATCAAACTGCGCGCGGACCTGTTCAAACTGGAAAAAGATCTACCCCCGGTCAACGTCATGTTCCTCTATCAGATCATCGAATGGATCGGCGATGTCGCGGACCGTGCCCAACGTGTAGGCAATCGCCTGGAACAACTTATGGCCCGCTAG
- a CDS encoding saccharopine dehydrogenase family protein, with protein sequence MATQHTEFDIIVYGASGFTGRLVAEYLSQEYAGDKNLRWAMAGRSAEKLAAVRDEIGAPADIPLVVADTQDPASIAAMVKRTRVVLTTVGPYQLYGAELVAACAANGTDYVDLCGEPAWMRQMIDAHAATAEKSGARIVFSCGFDSIPFDLGVYFLQQEAQEQLGGPLPRIKARVRKMKGTFSGGTAASLKATMVAAKKNPEILQLLNNHFALTPGFTGAPQPPASKPEYDEALGTWAAPFIMAAINTRNVHRSNALLGHAYGEDFVYDEMLLTGPGDKGKAIAEGVAADRSLSSDSAPKPGEGPSKEERENGFYDVLFIGEKDGKTLMASVSGKKDPGYGSTSRMIAESAICLVRDATDTAGGIWTTAPAMGDKLIKRLIEHAGLTFKLES encoded by the coding sequence ATGGCTACGCAACACACCGAGTTCGACATCATCGTTTACGGCGCCTCCGGCTTTACCGGCCGACTAGTCGCCGAGTACCTGAGCCAGGAATATGCTGGAGATAAAAACCTGCGCTGGGCCATGGCCGGGCGTAGCGCCGAAAAGCTCGCCGCAGTGCGCGACGAAATTGGCGCCCCTGCAGACATTCCGCTGGTAGTCGCCGATACGCAGGACCCGGCGAGCATTGCCGCCATGGTCAAACGCACCCGAGTGGTGCTGACCACCGTGGGACCGTACCAACTGTATGGCGCAGAACTGGTTGCCGCCTGTGCGGCCAATGGTACCGACTACGTTGACCTGTGCGGCGAGCCGGCCTGGATGCGGCAGATGATCGACGCGCACGCTGCCACCGCGGAAAAGAGCGGCGCGCGCATTGTCTTTTCCTGCGGCTTTGACTCGATTCCCTTTGACCTTGGTGTGTATTTTCTGCAGCAGGAAGCACAAGAGCAGTTGGGCGGCCCGTTGCCGCGAATCAAGGCCCGCGTACGCAAGATGAAGGGCACTTTCTCTGGCGGCACCGCTGCCAGCCTCAAGGCGACCATGGTTGCCGCCAAAAAGAATCCGGAAATTCTGCAGTTGCTCAACAACCATTTCGCCCTGACGCCCGGCTTCACTGGCGCGCCCCAGCCGCCGGCGAGCAAACCAGAATACGACGAAGCGCTGGGTACCTGGGCGGCGCCCTTTATCATGGCGGCGATCAACACCCGCAATGTGCATCGCTCCAATGCACTGCTGGGCCACGCTTACGGCGAAGACTTCGTCTATGACGAAATGCTGCTGACCGGTCCTGGCGACAAGGGCAAAGCCATCGCCGAAGGCGTAGCCGCCGACCGCTCACTGTCCAGCGACAGTGCGCCCAAGCCGGGCGAAGGTCCAAGCAAGGAAGAGCGCGAAAACGGCTTTTACGATGTGCTCTTTATCGGCGAAAAAGACGGCAAGACGCTGATGGCCAGCGTGTCCGGCAAGAAGGATCCAGGCTATGGATCCACCTCGCGGATGATTGCCGAAAGCGCAATCTGCCTGGTGCGCGATGCCACCGATACCGCTGGCGGCATCTGGACCACAGCGCCAGCCATGGGCGACAAGTTGATCAAGCGCCTGATTGAGCATGCCGGGCTGACGTTCAAGCTGGAGAGTTGA
- a CDS encoding 23S rRNA (adenine(2030)-N(6))-methyltransferase RlmJ gives MNYRHSYHAGNHADVFKHAILLRMAHLLQRKEAPFCYLDSHAGTAMYDLQGEAAGKTGEYLDGIARLWEREDLPEMLRDYCQVVARHNPDGDLRHYPGSPQLIADALRLQDRMILSELHPEDAATLSAHFAGAPEVAVHMRDGYELAKAFLPVAEKRALWLLDPPFEKTDDLARCLKAMQIGIQRMRQTIIALWYPIKDERLLRDFYRQVAGADLPKVLRIELNVRPADNTMGLNGSGLLLVNPPWPLWEELEVVLPWLADVLAQSGPGGFRMDWLVGEP, from the coding sequence ATGAATTATCGCCACAGCTATCACGCTGGCAATCACGCTGATGTGTTCAAGCATGCCATCCTGCTGCGCATGGCCCATCTGCTGCAACGCAAGGAGGCGCCTTTCTGCTATCTGGACAGCCACGCCGGCACCGCCATGTATGACCTGCAAGGCGAGGCGGCGGGCAAGACGGGTGAATATCTCGACGGTATTGCCAGGTTGTGGGAGCGCGAAGACCTGCCCGAGATGCTGCGGGATTATTGCCAGGTCGTGGCTAGGCACAATCCGGATGGCGACTTGCGTCATTACCCGGGCTCGCCGCAGTTGATCGCCGACGCGCTGCGTCTGCAAGACCGAATGATTTTGAGCGAGCTGCATCCCGAGGATGCCGCTACCTTGAGCGCGCACTTTGCTGGCGCGCCGGAAGTGGCGGTGCACATGCGCGATGGCTATGAGCTGGCCAAAGCCTTTTTGCCGGTTGCAGAAAAACGGGCGCTGTGGCTGCTGGATCCGCCGTTCGAAAAAACCGATGACCTGGCACGCTGCCTGAAGGCCATGCAAATCGGCATTCAGCGAATGCGCCAGACGATTATTGCACTCTGGTATCCGATCAAGGATGAGCGATTGCTGCGCGACTTCTACCGGCAAGTTGCTGGTGCGGACTTGCCCAAGGTGCTGCGCATCGAGCTGAACGTGCGCCCGGCAGATAACACTATGGGTTTGAATGGCTCAGGCTTGCTGCTGGTCAATCCGCCCTGGCCCTTATGGGAGGAGCTGGAAGTGGTATTGCCCTGGTTGGCGGACGTGCTGGCGCAATCCGGGCCGGGCGGGTTTCGGATGGATTGGTTGGTAGGGGAGCCCTGA
- a CDS encoding DMT family transporter — protein sequence MTHSRALASMHVAALMFGLTGIFGKLAQAGPLAIVLGRAFFAVLALLVFARVFSRPILLGVTRVRLLQLAGCGLLLGIHWLTFFHAVKIAGVGIATLGFASFPAFVVLLEMLLWKERPSRMDMLKMSLVCAGLVLVAPTFDLNNSATTGLLWAVLSGFCFAAVSVGNRYTSGDLHAVQIACWQNIVILVCLLPFSVGAVADMAPLDWVWIALLGLFCTGLAHGLFVASLSVLKARVASLFFALEPVYGILFAWYLFAEQPTLRMLLGGALIVSALALVQRSPKPA from the coding sequence ATGACTCATTCCCGCGCCCTCGCCAGCATGCATGTCGCGGCACTCATGTTCGGGTTGACGGGTATTTTCGGCAAACTGGCGCAAGCGGGGCCACTAGCCATCGTGCTGGGTCGAGCGTTTTTTGCGGTACTGGCTCTGCTGGTGTTTGCGCGGGTATTTTCACGCCCCATATTATTGGGCGTGACTCGGGTTCGCTTGTTGCAACTGGCCGGCTGCGGCTTGCTGCTCGGCATCCACTGGCTGACGTTTTTCCATGCGGTGAAAATCGCCGGCGTAGGGATCGCCACCCTGGGATTCGCCAGCTTTCCGGCATTCGTAGTCCTTTTGGAAATGCTGCTATGGAAAGAACGGCCCAGTCGCATGGATATGCTCAAGATGAGCCTGGTGTGCGCTGGCCTGGTACTCGTTGCACCAACTTTCGACCTGAATAACAGCGCCACTACTGGTTTGTTATGGGCCGTATTGTCCGGCTTCTGCTTCGCAGCCGTATCGGTGGGCAACCGCTACACCAGCGGCGATTTGCACGCGGTACAAATCGCTTGCTGGCAGAATATTGTGATTCTGGTGTGTCTGTTGCCTTTCAGCGTCGGAGCCGTGGCCGACATGGCACCACTGGACTGGGTGTGGATCGCGCTGCTCGGGTTGTTCTGTACCGGTCTCGCCCACGGCCTGTTTGTCGCTAGCCTGAGCGTATTGAAAGCCCGTGTCGCGTCCCTGTTTTTTGCATTGGAGCCGGTCTACGGAATTCTGTTTGCCTGGTATCTGTTTGCCGAGCAGCCTACCTTGCGCATGCTGCTCGGTGGAGCGCTGATCGTCTCGGCGCTGGCGTTGGTCCAGCGCAGCCCCAAACCTGCATAA
- a CDS encoding GspE/PulE family protein: protein MRKLADLAIPGSDRLLDLADLLNVLVEQGRLTQETAEQLSMLRGSATGETAKLHPLEFIAGQAPDDLSRPGKKLDLDILSRWLAVEADQPFYRIDPLKINVAAVTPLMSFAFAQRHRILAVELSEREVIIASAQPFVSSWEANLVHVLKREIKRVVANPADIQRYSVEFYRLARSVTGANSSDQKNSAIGNFEQLLNLGSMGQEPDANDAHVVNIVDWLFQYAFEQRASDIHIEPRRESGSVRFRIDGVLHTVYQFPLQVAIAVVSRLKTLGRMNVAEKRKPQDGRIKTKSPQGNEIELRLSTLPTAFGEKMVMRIFDPDVLLRTFDQLGFSAEDQRRWQSMVHQPNGIVLVTGPTGSGKTTTLYTTLKQLATPEVNVCTIEDPIEMVEDSFNQMQVQHNIDLDFAGGVRALMRQDPDIIMVGEIRDLETAEMAIQAALTGHLVLSTLHTNDAPSSVSRLIELGVPAYLIKATVLGVMAQRLVRTLCSHCKEPAAVDEDAWRELTKPWNAPLPTQAHRPVGCPECRDTGYRGRAGVYELMLLSDTVKPLVQADIDLNALRRQAYKEGMHSLRLSGAQKVAAGLTTIEEVLRVTPTSQQA from the coding sequence ATGAGAAAGCTGGCTGACCTGGCGATACCGGGGAGTGACCGACTACTGGATTTGGCCGACCTGCTGAATGTGCTGGTAGAGCAGGGCCGGTTGACTCAGGAGACAGCCGAGCAGTTGAGCATGTTACGCGGGTCTGCGACCGGCGAGACGGCCAAATTGCATCCGCTGGAATTTATCGCTGGGCAGGCGCCCGATGATCTCAGCCGTCCAGGCAAAAAGCTCGATCTGGATATTCTCAGCCGCTGGTTGGCAGTTGAAGCCGATCAGCCGTTTTATCGTATTGATCCGTTGAAGATCAATGTCGCCGCAGTGACGCCGCTGATGTCCTTTGCCTTCGCCCAGCGCCATCGGATTCTGGCCGTCGAACTGAGCGAGCGTGAGGTCATCATCGCCAGCGCCCAGCCGTTTGTCAGCAGTTGGGAAGCCAACCTGGTGCACGTGCTCAAGCGCGAGATCAAACGTGTAGTTGCCAACCCGGCCGACATCCAACGCTATTCGGTGGAATTTTATCGTCTGGCCCGGTCAGTCACCGGCGCCAATTCCAGTGACCAGAAAAACAGCGCGATTGGCAACTTCGAGCAATTACTCAACCTGGGCAGCATGGGCCAGGAGCCGGATGCCAACGACGCGCACGTGGTCAACATCGTTGACTGGCTATTTCAGTACGCCTTCGAGCAGCGCGCCAGTGATATTCATATCGAGCCGCGCCGCGAGTCCGGCAGCGTGCGCTTTCGTATCGATGGCGTGCTGCATACGGTGTATCAATTTCCGCTGCAGGTGGCCATTGCCGTGGTCAGCCGGCTGAAGACCCTCGGCCGCATGAACGTGGCGGAAAAACGCAAGCCGCAGGACGGGCGGATCAAGACCAAGTCACCGCAGGGCAACGAGATCGAGCTGCGGCTGTCGACCTTGCCGACGGCCTTTGGCGAAAAGATGGTCATGCGGATTTTCGATCCGGATGTGCTGCTGCGCACTTTTGATCAGCTGGGTTTTTCCGCTGAAGATCAGCGCCGCTGGCAGTCCATGGTTCACCAACCCAACGGCATTGTGCTGGTGACCGGGCCGACCGGCTCGGGCAAAACGACCACGCTGTACACCACGCTCAAGCAACTGGCGACGCCCGAGGTCAACGTCTGCACCATTGAAGACCCGATCGAGATGGTCGAGGACAGCTTCAACCAGATGCAGGTGCAGCACAATATTGACCTGGATTTTGCCGGTGGTGTGCGCGCCCTGATGCGTCAGGACCCGGACATCATCATGGTCGGTGAGATCCGCGATCTGGAAACCGCCGAGATGGCGATTCAGGCTGCGCTCACCGGCCACCTGGTGCTCTCCACGCTGCACACCAACGATGCACCCAGTTCGGTCAGCCGCCTGATTGAGCTGGGTGTGCCAGCTTATCTGATCAAGGCCACCGTGCTCGGGGTAATGGCGCAGCGACTAGTGCGCACGCTTTGCTCGCATTGCAAGGAGCCGGCGGCTGTGGATGAAGACGCCTGGCGTGAGCTGACCAAGCCCTGGAATGCGCCGTTGCCGACCCAGGCACACCGCCCGGTTGGTTGCCCGGAATGCCGGGACACGGGTTATCGCGGCCGCGCCGGGGTGTATGAATTGATGTTGCTCAGCGACACGGTCAAGCCGCTGGTACAGGCCGATATCGACCTGAATGCGCTGCGCCGTCAGGCTTACAAGGAAGGCATGCACAGTCTGCGCTTGTCCGGCGCACAGAAGGTCGCCGCCGGGCTGACCACCATTGAAGAAGTGCTGCGGGTCACGCCCACCAGTCAGCAAGCTTGA
- a CDS encoding inorganic triphosphatase, which translates to MVKETEIKLRATPETLAAVQQHPLIKARQQGEWTQGTLYNQYYDTPARDLAAAKVALRLRRDGEQFIQTLKSRGQSVAGLSERNEWDWHLQQDELDMALLDDTCWPEALASLDKSQLQPVFTTDFQRTKVLLQWERDGEAVEVEAALDQGRVIAGENEEDICELELEIRQGPAAALLELALELSAELPLMPCDISKAERGYRLFDARSYDLRPSAVEWHAETKVDEVIVGAGTQLLGHSQRLAEQYRHAGQWRLFREMTLTLTALRASFGVFDLALPRSSVQDFVQPLDQLLAQFKPLVLAGWADDETGHKARADACEVFADAVNDPAWGKLFVGLALWLQRRGWTLNRPPKGQRIGDLTLSRWLLAAVAKEIQELKVPHTNDPDSAVSIWMDQQPRLARLYYLLSGFRGFLQVPEPDRLFGELNKLQALLEQYPMVEEEQRPLLMDALRKQGQRLRKLNAWRELNG; encoded by the coding sequence ATGGTCAAAGAAACCGAAATCAAGTTGCGCGCCACACCCGAGACATTGGCGGCCGTGCAGCAGCACCCCTTGATCAAGGCACGCCAGCAGGGCGAGTGGACCCAGGGCACTCTGTACAACCAATATTACGATACGCCCGCCCGCGATCTCGCTGCGGCCAAGGTGGCATTGCGCTTGCGGCGCGACGGCGAGCAATTTATCCAGACGTTGAAAAGCCGTGGCCAAAGTGTAGCTGGGCTTTCCGAGCGTAACGAATGGGACTGGCACCTGCAGCAGGATGAGCTGGACATGGCGCTGCTGGACGATACCTGCTGGCCAGAGGCCCTGGCCAGCCTGGACAAGAGCCAGCTACAACCGGTGTTCACTACCGACTTCCAACGCACCAAGGTGCTGCTGCAGTGGGAGCGAGACGGCGAAGCGGTAGAAGTGGAAGCGGCGCTGGACCAAGGGCGAGTCATTGCTGGCGAGAACGAAGAAGACATTTGTGAACTAGAACTGGAAATTCGCCAAGGTCCTGCGGCGGCGCTGCTGGAATTGGCGCTGGAATTGAGCGCCGAACTGCCGTTGATGCCCTGCGACATCAGCAAGGCCGAGCGCGGTTACCGGCTGTTCGATGCACGCAGTTACGACCTGCGGCCCAGCGCTGTGGAGTGGCACGCGGAAACGAAAGTCGATGAAGTGATAGTCGGTGCCGGTACCCAACTGCTGGGGCATAGTCAGCGGCTGGCGGAACAGTATCGGCATGCCGGGCAATGGCGGCTGTTTCGCGAGATGACGCTAACCCTGACCGCGCTTCGCGCTTCTTTCGGGGTGTTCGACCTGGCATTGCCGCGCTCCTCTGTTCAGGATTTTGTCCAGCCATTGGACCAGTTGCTGGCTCAGTTCAAACCGCTGGTACTGGCTGGTTGGGCAGATGATGAGACGGGTCACAAGGCGAGAGCGGATGCATGCGAGGTCTTTGCCGACGCCGTCAACGATCCTGCATGGGGCAAACTGTTTGTTGGTTTGGCCCTATGGCTCCAGCGTCGGGGCTGGACACTGAATCGTCCCCCCAAGGGCCAGCGCATCGGCGACCTGACTCTGTCGCGCTGGTTGCTGGCTGCAGTGGCGAAGGAAATCCAGGAGCTCAAGGTACCGCACACCAATGACCCGGATTCGGCGGTCAGTATCTGGATGGATCAGCAGCCGCGGCTGGCGCGTTTGTACTATTTGCTCTCCGGCTTTCGCGGTTTTCTGCAGGTGCCGGAGCCAGACCGTCTGTTTGGCGAGTTGAACAAGCTGCAGGCACTGCTCGAACAATACCCAATGGTGGAAGAGGAACAACGCCCCTTGCTGATGGATGCCCTGCGCAAGCAGGGGCAGCGGCTGCGTAAACTCAATGCCTGGCGTGAATTGAACGGCTGA
- a CDS encoding HDOD domain-containing protein, producing the protein MKEQTHGLRQWVAQLNKAELPAMAVVVHDLLRLSQSQTASVRQLAEVLLRDAALTSKVLRVSNSVYCNPGREVIKTISRAVVVIGFDQVRMIGLSVSLLDGLLKDSPRHQLQSLLARSFHAAMQARNLADYNALPEKEEVFIAALLRDLGEMAFWSQGGEQADELADALAVPGVDQDKAARRILGTGFDQLTLGLLKTWNLGEIGQLVQASHGSSGPAARAVSLGAAIADAAQHGWAGHEMQALIAPVAELTGMTPEESMQQILASADEAVRVAGTCSNADLQAWIPSTDDLPLDLSELLLMDAVPAQAARSMVQEPLLQPNLEMLKLSLQNMKLMVSSPINIDNTLTAVINGLHLGAGLERVMLCVLADNQARFRARKVAGKGTQSWLQDFSLACGEQQHIFSYALHQQQPLWMGTPAAANLQDMVTPDMTSWLGAGPFFIAPVVAGQRQIGVLYADMRLSGRALSDSQFTAFKRLADMTGQCLQALSRRR; encoded by the coding sequence ATGAAAGAACAGACGCATGGGTTGCGGCAATGGGTTGCTCAACTGAATAAAGCTGAGCTGCCGGCGATGGCCGTGGTTGTACATGACCTGCTACGCCTGTCGCAATCGCAAACCGCCTCGGTCAGACAGCTGGCAGAGGTGCTGCTGCGCGACGCGGCCTTGACCTCCAAGGTGCTGCGTGTCAGCAATAGTGTCTACTGTAATCCCGGCCGCGAAGTGATCAAGACCATTTCCCGCGCGGTGGTGGTCATCGGCTTTGATCAGGTACGGATGATCGGCCTGTCGGTCAGCCTGCTGGATGGTCTGCTCAAGGATTCTCCCCGCCATCAGCTGCAGTCATTGTTGGCGCGGTCCTTTCACGCAGCTATGCAGGCGCGCAATCTGGCGGACTACAACGCCTTGCCGGAAAAGGAAGAGGTTTTTATTGCGGCGTTACTGCGCGATCTGGGCGAAATGGCATTCTGGAGCCAGGGTGGCGAACAGGCAGATGAGTTGGCTGACGCGCTGGCAGTTCCCGGTGTGGATCAGGACAAGGCGGCGCGGCGTATTCTGGGGACCGGCTTCGATCAGTTGACCCTGGGTCTGTTGAAAACCTGGAATCTGGGAGAAATAGGCCAGTTGGTGCAGGCCAGTCATGGCTCATCCGGCCCGGCTGCGCGGGCGGTCAGCCTGGGCGCAGCGATTGCCGATGCAGCTCAACATGGTTGGGCAGGACACGAAATGCAGGCGTTGATCGCGCCCGTCGCAGAGCTCACCGGCATGACGCCGGAAGAATCCATGCAGCAAATTCTCGCCAGTGCGGACGAGGCGGTTCGGGTAGCGGGTACGTGCTCGAACGCCGATCTGCAGGCCTGGATCCCGAGTACCGATGATTTGCCTCTGGATTTGTCTGAGCTCTTGCTGATGGATGCCGTTCCAGCGCAGGCTGCTCGATCAATGGTTCAGGAGCCGCTGCTGCAACCGAATCTGGAGATGCTCAAGCTGTCCTTGCAGAATATGAAGCTGATGGTCAGCAGCCCGATCAATATCGACAATACGCTGACCGCGGTGATCAACGGGTTGCATCTAGGGGCCGGGTTGGAGCGCGTGATGCTCTGCGTGCTGGCGGATAATCAGGCGCGCTTTCGCGCGCGCAAAGTGGCCGGCAAAGGGACCCAGAGCTGGTTACAGGATTTCAGCCTGGCCTGCGGCGAGCAGCAGCATATTTTCAGCTACGCATTACATCAGCAGCAACCGCTCTGGATGGGCACGCCTGCGGCGGCCAATCTCCAGGATATGGTGACGCCAGACATGACCAGTTGGCTAGGCGCTGGGCCGTTCTTTATTGCTCCGGTAGTGGCCGGGCAGCGGCAAATAGGGGTGCTTTATGCGGATATGCGTCTGTCCGGCCGAGCTCTGTCGGACAGTCAGTTCACCGCGTTCAAGCGTCTCGCGGATATGACCGGCCAATGCCTGCAAGCGCTCAGTCGGCGCCGCTAG
- a CDS encoding DUF883 C-terminal domain-containing protein: MTTANDNQVQQQEIDTGKEAVLSAYSKLIEAKNHFKHAAETAGVDLKNDAVEQLLKGKGKAEELGNDASRFMHEKPLATIGIAFAAGFLFSQLMSRK; the protein is encoded by the coding sequence ATGACCACAGCTAACGATAATCAGGTACAGCAGCAGGAAATTGATACTGGTAAAGAAGCCGTACTGTCTGCGTACAGCAAGTTGATCGAAGCCAAGAATCACTTCAAGCATGCCGCTGAAACGGCCGGTGTTGATCTGAAAAATGACGCCGTGGAACAGCTGCTCAAAGGTAAAGGCAAAGCTGAAGAATTGGGTAATGACGCTTCGCGCTTCATGCATGAGAAGCCGCTTGCTACCATCGGTATCGCGTTCGCTGCAGGCTTTCTGTTCTCCCAGTTGATGTCTCGGAAGTAA